From the genome of Lutzomyia longipalpis isolate SR_M1_2022 chromosome 2, ASM2433408v1, one region includes:
- the LOC129790461 gene encoding reticulocalbin-2, producing MWFKYFLLISVMGFVVVSPATTHKHTQGGSKERMEDGSYSPRDAHHFEGGVHQNEFDHEAIIGSVKEAEEFDRLTPEESKRRLGILVQKMDLNSDGFVDRHELKAWILRSFKMLSQEEANDRFQDVDEDNDGLVTWKEYLKDTYGMESDNEAIQSLEQIIEEESKLIEEDKVMFKAADKDGDGFLTPDEFVVFLSPEEHPEMLPLILEQTLREKDLNGDGKVDFKEFVGDSAKHHDKEWLISEKEKFDSEFDKDGDGVLNGNEILSWVVPSNEDVATDEVQHLFASSDDDHDDRLSYEEIISNYDTFVGSEATDYGDHLQNIHHLSDEL from the exons ATGtggtttaaatattttctgttaaTTTCCGTCATGGGATTTGTGGTGGTGTCTCCGGCAACAACGCACAAACATACCCAAGGCGGCAGCAAGGAACGCATGGAGGATGGCTCGTACAGTCCCCGGGATGCTCACCACTTTGAAGGGGGAGTGCATCAGAATGAATTTGATCATGAAGCCATCATTGGGAGTGTCAAGGAAGCCGAGGAGTTCGATAGGCTCACCCCGGAGGAGTCGAAGAGGCGCCTGGGAATCCTTGTGCAGAAAATGGATCTCAACTCCGATGGTTTTGTGGATAGGCACGAGCTCAAGGCGTGGATCCTACGATCCTTCAAGATGCTCTCACAGGAGGAGGCCAATGATCGCTTCCAGGATGTTGACGAGGACAATGATGGCCTTGTGACGTGGAAGGAGTACCTGAAGGATACCTACGGCATGGAATCCGACAATGAAGCTATCCAATCCCTTGAGCAGATCATCGAGGAGGAGTCAAAACTAATTGAGGAAGACAAGGTGATGTTCAAAGCAGCTGATAAGGATGGTGATGGCTTCCTCACACCAGATGAATTTGTTGTCTTCCTAAGTCCGGAGGAGCATCCAGAAATGTTGCCTCTAATCCTGGAACAAACACTGAGAGAGAAGGATTTGAATGGGGATGGAAAGGTGGATTTTAAGGAGTTCGTTGGGGACTCTGCAAAGCACCACGATAAGGAATGGTTGATTtctgaaaaggaaaaatttgacAGTGAATTCGATAAGGATGGTGATGGTGTCCTCAATGGAAATGAAATCCTCTCGTGGGTTGTTCCGAGCAATga aGACGTTGCTACGGATGAAGTTCAACATCTCTTTGCTTCCTCAGACGACGATCACGATGATCGCCTATCTTATGAAGAAATCATCTCAAACTACGACACATTTGTGGGCAGCGAAGCCACAGACTATGGAGATCATCTGCAGAACATTCATCATTTGAGCGATGAACTGTAA